In one Paenibacillus sp. JQZ6Y-1 genomic region, the following are encoded:
- a CDS encoding flavodoxin, which translates to MPKFLIVFASLTGNTEEMADLIVEGVQSAGAEVDVKQSMDVDADILLDYDAVILGAYTWGDGELPDEFLDFYEDMDELDLSGKKAAVFGSGDTAYDQFAAAVDLLSEKLKERGAELVQDNLKIELNPSADDKDLCRNFGKQFVNAVASVV; encoded by the coding sequence ATGCCGAAATTTTTAATTGTGTTTGCCAGCTTGACCGGGAATACCGAAGAGATGGCTGACCTGATCGTGGAAGGCGTTCAATCCGCAGGCGCGGAAGTGGATGTAAAACAATCGATGGACGTAGACGCAGATATTTTGCTGGACTACGATGCAGTGATCCTCGGTGCCTACACCTGGGGCGACGGCGAATTGCCGGATGAATTCCTCGATTTCTACGAAGATATGGACGAGCTGGACCTGTCTGGCAAAAAAGCTGCCGTATTCGGCAGTGGCGACACAGCGTATGACCAGTTTGCCGCAGCGGTTGATCTGCTGTCAGAGAAACTGAAAGAACGCGGTGCCGAGCTGGTACAGGATAACCTGAAGATCGAACTGAATCCTTCTGCGGACGACAAAGATCTCTGCCGTAATTTCGGCAAACAGTTCGTAAACGCGGTTGCCAGCGTTGTCTAA